A portion of the Bacteroidales bacterium genome contains these proteins:
- a CDS encoding SDR family oxidoreductase, whose product MSKFKNKLVLITGGASGIGKIMGRIALQKGAKLVIWDINQLMLDATTAEFSNLGEVYKFIVDVSSPEQIQSAAENVRTNIGIVDILINNAGIVIGKYFDEHSYNDIKRTMDINTIAPMLITNEFLPAMKKQNFGHICNIASSAGLISNPKMSVYVASKWAAIGWSDSLRLEMKQLHQNIGVTTVTPYYINTGMFDGVKSIVPILKPEKVAKKVIRGIERNLPFVSMPWSMRFVRFGQGVMPIWFFDWFIGGVMGIYKTMEHFEGHKNK is encoded by the coding sequence ATGAGTAAATTTAAAAACAAACTTGTTTTGATTACCGGAGGAGCTTCTGGTATTGGAAAAATAATGGGGCGTATTGCCTTGCAAAAAGGAGCGAAATTGGTTATTTGGGATATAAATCAGCTAATGCTTGATGCAACTACCGCCGAATTCTCAAATTTAGGTGAAGTATACAAGTTTATAGTTGATGTTTCTAGCCCGGAACAAATTCAATCTGCCGCAGAAAATGTGCGTACAAATATCGGAATTGTTGATATCCTGATTAATAATGCAGGAATTGTAATTGGAAAGTATTTTGATGAGCATTCGTACAACGATATTAAAAGAACAATGGATATCAACACAATTGCACCAATGCTTATTACAAATGAGTTTTTACCTGCTATGAAAAAACAGAACTTCGGCCATATTTGCAATATTGCTTCTTCGGCAGGTCTTATTTCCAATCCCAAAATGTCGGTATATGTTGCAAGCAAATGGGCAGCAATTGGTTGGAGTGATAGCCTTAGACTTGAAATGAAACAACTCCACCAAAACATTGGGGTTACAACGGTAACACCATACTATATAAATACAGGAATGTTTGATGGTGTAAAATCAATTGTTCCTATTTTAAAACCCGAAAAAGTTGCTAAAAAGGTTATACGAGGTATCGAACGCAACCTACCATTTGTAAGTATGCCTTGGAGTATGCGATTTGTAAGGTTTGGGCAAGGAGTAATGCCTATATGGTTTTTCGATTGGTTTATTGGTGGTGTAATGGGAATTTACAAAACTATGGAACATTTCGAAGGACATAAAAATAAATAA
- a CDS encoding DUF4160 domain-containing protein has product MPKIFEYLGILLFFYSNEHEPIHVHGKYDKFESKAEFYIVDGKIIEIKIKQIKGSRPLTGSKLKDFEDFLELYADKIVQKWVDYFIYHKDVEFEKINTRIK; this is encoded by the coding sequence ATGCCAAAGATTTTTGAATATTTAGGGATTCTGCTATTTTTTTACTCCAATGAGCATGAGCCAATCCATGTTCATGGCAAATACGATAAATTCGAAAGTAAAGCTGAATTTTATATTGTTGATGGCAAGATTATTGAAATTAAGATAAAACAAATAAAAGGATCACGCCCTTTAACTGGATCTAAACTTAAAGATTTTGAGGATTTTCTTGAATTATATGCTGATAAAATTGTACAAAAATGGGTTGATTACTTCATTTACCACAAAGATGTTGAATTTGAAAAGATTAATACAAGAATCAAATGA
- a CDS encoding DUF2442 domain-containing protein, which produces MRIVEEYNDLQVDLLEIKSAKYIGDFAIRISFNDGVNRLVDFKHFLESSLHPSIRKYLDEKMFKSFELVDGNLNWNDYDLIFPIDNLYEGRL; this is translated from the coding sequence ATGAGAATAGTGGAAGAATACAATGATTTACAGGTTGATTTATTAGAAATAAAATCAGCAAAATATATTGGAGATTTCGCAATACGGATTTCCTTCAATGACGGTGTAAATCGCTTGGTGGATTTTAAACATTTTTTAGAATCCTCTCTTCATCCATCAATTCGTAAATATCTGGATGAGAAAATGTTTAAATCATTTGAATTGGTTGATGGTAATTTGAATTGGAATGACTATGATTTAATTTTCCCAATAGATAACTTATACGAAGGAAGACTATAA
- a CDS encoding RDD family protein, giving the protein MEVISSSEQSQVKYAGFWLRFAAYLIDQLVISVVGGILAIPVILGVIAFGLNLKDIESRSDFFNNGGLFMVGGIIGLVVLAILVFIVMKWLYYAIMESSKYGGTLGKMAVNIKVVDYEYNRISFGRATGRYFSRIITNMTFFIGYIIAGFTQKKQTLHDLMANCLVVCK; this is encoded by the coding sequence ATGGAAGTTATTTCGAGTTCGGAACAGAGTCAAGTAAAATATGCTGGATTTTGGTTAAGATTTGCAGCCTATTTAATTGATCAACTTGTCATTTCGGTTGTAGGGGGTATCCTTGCTATCCCTGTAATATTGGGTGTTATAGCATTTGGATTAAATCTAAAAGATATTGAGAGTCGCTCAGATTTTTTTAATAACGGTGGATTATTTATGGTGGGTGGGATTATCGGTTTGGTAGTACTCGCAATTTTAGTTTTCATTGTGATGAAATGGTTATACTATGCAATTATGGAATCGTCGAAGTATGGTGGAACCTTAGGTAAAATGGCGGTGAATATCAAGGTTGTTGATTATGAATATAATAGGATTAGTTTTGGAAGAGCCACCGGTCGATATTTTTCCAGAATTATCACTAATATGACCTTTTTTATAGGATATATTATTGCTGGATTTACACAGAAAAAACAAACACTTCACGATTTAATGGCGAATTGTCTGGTAGTGTGTAAGTGA
- a CDS encoding aldehyde dehydrogenase, translating to MQDTLENRIDSILFEQRQFFGSHQTKNVNFRLEQLKKFKCSIIKYEKKIADALWADLHKSFEEAYLTEISIVRQEIDNHIRNLKKWAKPKSVRTPFHLLPSSGKIIYEPLGVSLIVAPWNYPFQLLMNSLVGSISAGNCAILKPSPYSENTARVMEELVKETFNPNYINIVQGGRKTNELLFSKRFDIIFYTGSPAVGKVVMKAASENLTPVVLELGGKSPCIVDKDANIDVAAKRIAWGKTINAGQTCIAPDYVFVHNSVKEKLISKIAEKIEGMFGKDIQRSNYFPRIVNEQAFDRLAGYLKDGTIRFGGKTDKSERFISPTIIDDVLHEHPVMQAEIFGPILPILTFEDINEAIEFVNSNEKPLAFYYFGKSGKGEIILSKTTSGGGCINDTLMHITNHHLPFGGVGNSGMGKYHGKDSFLAFSNQRGIVSTPTWIDLPFKYVPFKYFKLIRKII from the coding sequence ATGCAAGATACATTAGAAAATAGAATTGATAGTATTCTATTTGAACAACGTCAATTTTTCGGAAGCCATCAGACTAAAAATGTAAATTTCAGACTTGAACAGCTTAAGAAATTCAAATGCTCTATCATAAAATATGAGAAAAAAATTGCAGACGCACTTTGGGCTGATTTGCACAAATCTTTTGAGGAAGCATATCTAACTGAAATAAGTATCGTAAGGCAGGAGATTGATAACCATATCAGAAACCTTAAAAAATGGGCAAAACCAAAATCGGTTCGCACTCCGTTTCATTTATTACCATCTTCGGGGAAAATAATTTATGAGCCATTAGGTGTTTCGCTGATTGTTGCTCCTTGGAATTATCCGTTCCAGCTACTGATGAATTCGTTGGTTGGTTCAATATCTGCCGGAAACTGTGCAATCTTAAAGCCTTCGCCATATTCCGAAAATACGGCAAGAGTAATGGAAGAACTTGTTAAGGAAACTTTCAATCCAAACTATATCAATATAGTTCAGGGAGGAAGGAAAACCAATGAATTGCTTTTCTCTAAAAGATTTGATATAATATTTTACACTGGAAGCCCGGCTGTTGGGAAAGTCGTAATGAAAGCGGCATCAGAAAATCTTACTCCAGTTGTTCTGGAATTAGGAGGGAAAAGTCCTTGCATTGTTGATAAAGATGCCAATATTGATGTTGCCGCTAAACGAATTGCATGGGGAAAAACCATCAATGCGGGTCAAACCTGTATTGCTCCCGATTATGTGTTTGTGCATAATTCGGTTAAAGAAAAATTAATAAGCAAGATTGCAGAAAAAATCGAGGGGATGTTCGGAAAAGACATTCAGAGAAGTAATTATTTTCCACGTATTGTAAACGAACAGGCATTCGACCGCTTAGCAGGTTACCTAAAGGACGGAACAATTAGATTTGGAGGAAAAACCGACAAGTCAGAACGATTTATATCACCTACTATTATTGACGATGTATTGCATGAACATCCAGTAATGCAGGCGGAGATATTTGGACCAATTCTACCGATTTTAACTTTTGAAGATATTAATGAAGCTATTGAATTTGTTAATTCAAATGAAAAACCATTGGCTTTTTATTACTTCGGAAAATCTGGCAAAGGAGAGATAATTCTTTCAAAAACAACTTCGGGCGGAGGTTGTATAAACGATACCCTGATGCACATCACAAATCATCATCTGCCATTCGGAGGAGTAGGGAATAGTGGTATGGGTAAATATCACGGAAAAGATAGTTTTCTGGCTTTCAGCAATCAGCGTGGTATTGTATCAACACCAACCTGGATTGATTTGCCATTCAAATATGTGCCGTTCAAATATTTCAAGCTAATTAGAAAGATTATATAG
- a CDS encoding CDGSH iron-sulfur domain-containing protein, translating to MDENKRVSAEIILSKNGPAKIIGNFEIFSFDGKSLTTDFSEEVYLCTCGKSKCKPFCDESHKV from the coding sequence ATGGATGAGAATAAAAGAGTATCAGCAGAAATAATTCTTAGTAAAAATGGTCCAGCTAAGATTATTGGGAATTTCGAAATCTTTAGTTTTGATGGTAAATCATTAACAACTGACTTTAGCGAAGAGGTTTACTTATGTACCTGTGGTAAATCCAAGTGCAAACCTTTTTGCGATGAGAGTCATAAGGTCTAG
- a CDS encoding DUF4294 domain-containing protein has product MNRCILILLFILTANISACLAQQTVVIDGLTIPSTRIIDGKLVPNWLIPEIVVFPTRTFKTNRDYRQYQKIIRNIKIVYPYARIARIKLSEMNEQLQLLTAKRDKEEFINQAEKEIREQFEGQLTQLTVSQGKLLIKLIDRETGKTSYELVRELKGKFSAGFWQAIARIFGSNLKAEFDSEGEDKMLNELIVLYEHNQL; this is encoded by the coding sequence ATGAATAGGTGTATACTAATATTACTTTTTATTTTAACGGCTAACATCTCAGCATGTTTGGCGCAACAGACCGTTGTTATTGATGGTTTAACTATACCATCAACTAGAATAATAGACGGAAAGCTTGTGCCAAACTGGTTAATACCCGAAATAGTTGTATTTCCCACTCGTACTTTTAAAACGAATAGAGACTATAGACAATATCAAAAAATAATTAGGAATATAAAGATAGTATATCCTTATGCCAGAATTGCAAGAATCAAACTTAGCGAAATGAATGAGCAATTGCAACTACTCACAGCAAAACGAGATAAGGAAGAATTTATAAATCAAGCAGAAAAAGAAATTCGCGAACAATTCGAAGGGCAACTAACCCAACTTACCGTTTCTCAGGGTAAATTGCTAATAAAACTAATTGATAGGGAAACAGGAAAAACCTCATACGAGCTAGTTAGAGAACTCAAAGGAAAATTTTCAGCAGGATTTTGGCAAGCCATTGCCCGTATATTTGGCTCAAATCTTAAAGCAGAATTCGATTCCGAAGGTGAAGATAAAATGCTAAACGAGCTGATAGTTCTTTACGAACATAATCAGCTATAG